In Colias croceus chromosome 8, ilColCroc2.1, a genomic segment contains:
- the LOC123693538 gene encoding etoposide-induced protein 2.4 homolog produces the protein MESVTNFSVSLIKGFIDSLRGVTVLLYLDKEINERALSRSPQPDFDGAKQKLKQPKVKQESKVLTRVLQSCVLNGFIFLLSILVFEYALLPAVKYLVIAVFGHNPGVAHSVWSWIQPFLSMTFRMIWVLPLFLLSKLVNSLWFQDIADSAYRHRRGRPQFMSSVSKIIADSLFSLLVQALFLVQSMLVSMLPITYIGELLCLVHMCLLYSLYSFEYKWFNMGWELHKRLTFIETNWPYFLGFGLPLAVLTQIPQSYIISGCVFSIFFPVFILSGNEATPVTGSEYPLRLFSPVVAISNGMFRFVRHSADVIDKTR, from the exons ATGGAAAGCGTAACA AATTTCTCAGTTTCGCTTATCAAAGGATTTATAGACAGTTTACGAGGTGTAACTGTACTTCTATATTtagataaagaaataaatgagCGAGCACTAAGTCGTTCTCCACAACCAGATTTTGACGGCGCGAAACAGAAATTGAAACAGCCCAAAGTTAAACA AGAATCAAAAGTACTTACACGAGTGTTGCAGTCGTGCGTTCTCAACGGCTTCATATTCTTGCTCAGTATTTTAGTGTTTGAGTATGCGCTACTCCCAGCGGTGAAGTACTTAGTGATTGCGGTGTTTGGGCACAATCCGGGTGTAGCACATAGTGTATGGTCGTGGATACAACCCTTCCTGTCTATGACGTTTCGAATGATATGGGTGTTACCACTGTTTCTGTTGAGCAAGCTGGTGAATAGTTTGTGGTTTCAG gACATAGCAGACTCGGCGTATAGACACAGGCGCGGTCGGCCACAATTCATGTCGAGTGTGAGCAAAATTATCGCTGACTCACTATTCAGCTTATTGGTGCAAGCCTTATTTTTAGTTCAG AGCATGCTAGTCAGTATGTTACCAATAACGTACATCGGCGAGCTACTATGCCTCGTGCACATGTGTCTACTCTACTCCTTGTACTCTTTTGAGTACAAATGGTTCAACATGGGCTGGGAGCTACATAAGCGGCTGACTTTCATAGAAACGAATTGGCCGTATTTCCTCGGGTTCGGTCTACCCTTGGCTGTGTTGACGCAAATACCCCAGTCTTATATTATTAG TGGTTGCgtgttttcaatatttttccctGTTTTCATTTTGAGCGGGAATGAAGCCACGCCAGTCACAGGAAG CGAATACCCTCTCCGTCTGTTCTCACCAGTAGTAGCGATATCGAACGGAATGTTCCGCTTCGTTCGTCACAGCGCTGACGTCATCGACAAAACCAGATGa